A genomic region of Nostoc sp. UHCC 0702 contains the following coding sequences:
- a CDS encoding phosphorylase, which yields MPMILVPQGAEYKAVCRGLSRVTGFKPTLMPIPIGAKALNEYLQRCLENENFRNHLQPQVLVMGICGSLTKHYGVGDVVLYLDCIYQGKLRECDRSFTAQLHSCLQEKVSLVKSLTSDRVICSAAEKQHLGETLGADVVDMEGFAALEFFHQFGVAVAMLRVVSDDCQHDIPDLSSAINPDGSLQAIPLALGLLGQPIAATRLIRGSLKGLKVLEKITNLLFFDQS from the coding sequence ATGCCCATGATTCTGGTGCCCCAAGGAGCCGAGTATAAAGCTGTGTGTCGTGGCTTAAGTCGAGTCACTGGCTTTAAACCAACCCTGATGCCTATACCAATTGGCGCTAAAGCCTTAAACGAATACCTGCAACGATGTTTAGAGAATGAAAATTTCCGCAATCATCTACAACCACAAGTCTTGGTTATGGGTATATGTGGCAGCTTGACCAAGCACTATGGTGTCGGAGACGTTGTGCTGTATCTTGATTGTATTTATCAAGGGAAGTTGAGAGAGTGCGATCGCTCTTTTACTGCACAGTTGCATTCTTGCTTACAAGAAAAGGTGTCTTTAGTCAAGTCTTTGACAAGCGATCGCGTAATTTGCTCTGCTGCTGAAAAACAGCATTTGGGTGAAACATTAGGGGCTGATGTTGTTGATATGGAAGGATTTGCCGCCCTAGAGTTTTTCCATCAGTTTGGTGTGGCAGTGGCTATGTTGCGAGTTGTCAGCGACGATTGTCAGCATGATATCCCAGATTTGTCATCGGCAATCAATCCAGATGGTTCTCTTCAAGCAATACCATTAGCACTAGGATTACTTGGACAACCAATTGCCGCTACCAGACTAATTCGAGGCTCATTAAAAGGACTCAAAGTATTGGAGAAAATTACAAATTTACTATTTTTTGACCAAAGCTAG